A region of Pyxidicoccus parkwaysis DNA encodes the following proteins:
- a CDS encoding prolyl oligopeptidase family serine peptidase yields the protein MKLKSALTAAALMLPLAATAAPKGAAKPPATEKQEKVDTYQGTEVKDFYQWLEASNDPKVKQWTDAQNAYTRGQLDKLPGREGLRQRISELLSWKSPAYGALQEAGGTLFAMKNQPPKQQGFLVVLGSVDDTSKERVLVDPMVVDPSGHTTIDWYVPTLDGKKVAVSMSKGGTESGDVTVYDVATGKAMPNEMVPHVNGGTAGGSLAWNADGTGYFYTRYPRGEERPAADRDFFQQVYFHQLGTPTEKDTYALGKDFPRIAMSALDTSEDGKYTVDVVANGDGGEFMVYLRGPSGQWTQVSKFEDRVIRATFGKDGALYLVSRKDAPRGKVLRLPLATPTLDKATVVVPEGEASIQGIFPAKGRLYINEQLGGPSQLRMVDLKGQSLGLVPTLPVSSVGGLVATGDGDDVLLVNTSFVQPTAWYRYSAKDNTMTKTALARTSPLDLSDVEVVRTEATSKDGTKVPLTILKKKGTKLDGKNPALLTGYGGFNISISPGFNVLSGLWLEQGGVYAIANLRGGSEFGEKWHAEGSLTKKQNVFDDFYACAKLLVDQKYTQPKKLAIQGGSNGGLLMGAAVTQHPEMYGAVVARVGIYDMLRVELTPNGQFNITEYGTVKDPEQFKALRAYSPLHNVKDGTKYPTTLFTSGANDPRVDPFHSRKMVARMQEANGAKTPILLRANAETGHGMGTPLSARIEEEVDVYSFVFNALGMKYQPPAKKVSAPAPQ from the coding sequence GTGAAGCTGAAGAGCGCATTGACGGCGGCGGCGCTGATGCTGCCGCTGGCCGCCACCGCCGCGCCGAAGGGCGCCGCGAAGCCCCCCGCGACGGAGAAGCAGGAGAAGGTCGACACCTACCAGGGCACGGAGGTGAAGGACTTCTACCAGTGGCTGGAGGCCTCCAACGACCCGAAGGTGAAGCAGTGGACCGACGCGCAGAACGCATACACGCGCGGCCAGTTGGACAAGCTCCCCGGCCGCGAGGGCCTGCGCCAGCGCATCTCCGAGCTGCTCTCCTGGAAGTCCCCCGCCTACGGCGCGCTGCAGGAGGCCGGTGGCACCCTCTTCGCCATGAAGAACCAGCCGCCCAAGCAGCAGGGCTTCCTGGTGGTGCTGGGCTCGGTGGATGACACGTCCAAGGAGCGCGTGCTCGTGGACCCCATGGTGGTGGACCCGTCCGGCCACACCACCATCGACTGGTATGTCCCCACGCTCGACGGCAAGAAGGTGGCCGTCTCCATGTCCAAGGGCGGCACGGAGAGCGGTGACGTCACCGTCTACGACGTGGCCACCGGCAAGGCGATGCCGAATGAGATGGTGCCGCATGTGAATGGCGGCACCGCGGGCGGCAGCCTGGCGTGGAACGCGGACGGCACGGGCTACTTCTACACGCGCTACCCGCGCGGCGAGGAGCGCCCGGCGGCGGACCGCGACTTCTTCCAGCAGGTGTACTTCCACCAGCTCGGCACGCCGACGGAGAAGGACACCTACGCGCTGGGCAAGGACTTCCCGCGCATCGCCATGTCGGCGCTGGATACGTCCGAGGACGGCAAGTACACCGTCGACGTGGTCGCCAACGGCGACGGCGGCGAGTTCATGGTGTACCTGCGCGGCCCGTCCGGGCAGTGGACGCAGGTGTCGAAGTTCGAGGACCGCGTCATCCGCGCGACCTTCGGCAAGGACGGCGCGCTGTACCTGGTGAGCCGCAAGGACGCGCCGCGCGGCAAGGTGCTGCGGCTGCCTTTGGCCACGCCCACGCTGGACAAGGCCACGGTGGTGGTGCCCGAGGGCGAGGCCAGCATCCAGGGCATCTTCCCGGCGAAGGGGCGGCTGTACATCAACGAGCAGCTCGGCGGCCCCTCGCAGCTGCGCATGGTGGACCTGAAGGGCCAGTCGCTGGGCCTGGTGCCCACGCTGCCGGTGTCGTCGGTGGGTGGCCTGGTGGCCACGGGCGACGGCGACGACGTGCTGCTCGTCAACACCAGCTTCGTGCAGCCCACGGCCTGGTACCGGTACTCCGCCAAGGACAACACGATGACGAAGACGGCGCTGGCGCGCACCTCGCCGCTCGACTTGAGCGACGTGGAGGTGGTGCGCACGGAGGCCACGTCCAAGGACGGCACCAAGGTGCCCCTCACCATCCTCAAGAAGAAGGGCACGAAGCTGGACGGGAAGAACCCGGCGCTGCTCACGGGCTACGGCGGCTTCAACATCTCCATCAGCCCCGGCTTCAACGTGCTGTCCGGCCTGTGGCTGGAGCAGGGCGGCGTGTATGCGATTGCCAACCTGCGCGGCGGCTCGGAGTTCGGCGAGAAGTGGCACGCCGAGGGCTCGCTGACGAAGAAGCAGAACGTCTTCGACGACTTCTACGCCTGCGCGAAGCTGCTGGTGGACCAGAAGTACACGCAGCCGAAGAAGCTGGCCATCCAGGGTGGCAGCAACGGCGGCCTGCTGATGGGCGCGGCCGTCACGCAGCACCCGGAGATGTACGGCGCCGTCGTGGCGCGCGTGGGCATCTACGACATGCTGCGGGTGGAGCTCACGCCCAACGGCCAGTTCAACATCACCGAGTACGGCACGGTGAAGGACCCGGAGCAGTTCAAGGCCCTGCGCGCGTACTCGCCGCTGCACAACGTGAAGGACGGGACGAAGTACCCGACGACGCTCTTCACCTCCGGCGCCAATGACCCGCGCGTGGACCCGTTCCACTCGCGGAAGATGGTGGCGCGCATGCAGGAGGCCAACGGCGCGAAGACGCCCATCCTCCTGCGCGCCAACGCGGAGACGGGCCACGGCATGGGCACCCCGCTCAGCGCCCGCATCGAGGAGGAGGTGGACGTCTACTCCTTCGTCTTCAATGCGCTGGGCATGAAGTACCAGCCGCCCGCGAAGAAGGTGTCCGCGCCCGCGCCGCAGTAG
- the dacB gene encoding D-alanyl-D-alanine carboxypeptidase/D-alanyl-D-alanine endopeptidase → MTPSTPGDTVAAVIRRVLIVPLVLASLSLAGCFRAKRPEGPTFPSLAQSLFDTVEDEGALASAYVVDAQTGEPLFHHREHMRLLPASTMKVVSTASVLSALGPDFRYQTPVSLEGTKVDGLFLGDVVVEASGDPSLGSWRFPETALACDQVADAMQARGIQQWRGQVRVRGTDDSDLPFGPGWAWDDAAYAYSAAPTAFVFRENVVDLSLSRADGADCAKPPTVQLTPAFASLPTVVSVDMNAERANLACMRQRGGPGVHCVWRSPANQCPRTATVKLAVDEPQALFSACVEEALVKRGVRRLPMTLEAPAPLRPSTPEPLVTLVSPTLAELVKATNKESLNLYAERLGLRFTRERTGTESYPSLRSAMAAELTRRGIPARDLRPVDGSGLSRYNMATARGMVRVLFTSLREPYGNALLDSLPVAGQDGTLATRPVTPGTAGRIRAKTGTLSGQRCFVGVVDRPGDSQHPRVVFALMLGNMDEGTALPSSEAFDRFAAALVELPLH, encoded by the coding sequence ATGACACCGAGCACTCCCGGAGATACGGTGGCCGCCGTGATTCGCCGCGTCCTCATCGTCCCGCTGGTGCTCGCCTCCCTCTCGCTCGCCGGCTGCTTCCGGGCGAAGCGTCCGGAGGGCCCCACCTTCCCCTCGCTCGCGCAGTCCCTCTTCGACACCGTGGAGGACGAGGGCGCGCTGGCGAGCGCCTACGTGGTAGATGCGCAGACGGGCGAGCCGCTCTTCCACCACCGCGAGCACATGCGCCTGCTGCCCGCGTCCACGATGAAGGTGGTCTCCACCGCGTCCGTGCTGTCCGCGCTGGGCCCCGACTTCCGCTACCAGACACCGGTGTCCCTGGAGGGCACGAAGGTGGACGGCCTCTTCCTGGGAGACGTGGTGGTGGAGGCGTCGGGGGACCCGTCGCTGGGCTCGTGGCGCTTCCCGGAGACGGCGCTCGCGTGTGACCAGGTCGCGGACGCGATGCAGGCGCGCGGCATCCAGCAGTGGCGCGGGCAGGTGCGCGTGCGAGGCACCGACGACTCGGACCTCCCCTTCGGCCCCGGCTGGGCATGGGACGACGCCGCGTACGCGTACAGCGCGGCGCCCACCGCCTTCGTCTTCCGGGAGAACGTGGTGGACCTGTCGCTGTCCCGCGCGGACGGCGCGGACTGCGCGAAGCCGCCCACCGTACAGCTCACGCCCGCCTTCGCATCCCTGCCCACCGTCGTCAGCGTGGACATGAATGCCGAGCGCGCCAACCTCGCATGCATGCGCCAGCGCGGCGGCCCGGGCGTGCACTGCGTGTGGCGCTCGCCGGCCAACCAGTGCCCGCGCACCGCCACCGTGAAGCTGGCCGTGGACGAGCCGCAGGCCCTCTTCTCCGCGTGCGTGGAGGAGGCCCTGGTGAAGCGCGGCGTGCGGCGGCTGCCCATGACGCTGGAGGCGCCTGCCCCGCTGCGCCCCTCCACGCCCGAGCCGCTCGTCACGCTCGTCAGCCCCACGCTGGCGGAGCTGGTGAAGGCCACCAACAAGGAGTCCCTCAACCTCTACGCCGAGCGGCTGGGCCTGCGCTTCACCCGCGAGCGCACCGGCACGGAGTCCTATCCGTCGCTGCGCTCCGCCATGGCCGCGGAGCTCACCCGCCGCGGCATCCCCGCGCGTGACCTACGCCCCGTGGATGGCAGCGGCCTGTCCCGCTACAACATGGCCACCGCGCGGGGCATGGTGCGCGTCCTCTTCACCAGCCTGCGCGAGCCGTATGGCAACGCGCTGCTGGACAGCCTGCCCGTGGCCGGCCAGGACGGCACGCTCGCCACCCGCCCCGTCACGCCGGGCACCGCCGGCCGCATCCGCGCGAAGACGGGCACGCTGTCCGGCCAGCGCTGCTTCGTGGGCGTGGTGGACCGGCCTGGAGACAGCCAGCACCCGCGCGTCGTCTTCGCGTTGATGCTGGGCAACATGGACGAGGGCACCGCCCTGCCCTCCAGCGAGGCGTTCGACCGCTTCGCGGCCGCGCTCGTCGAGCTGCCCCTCCACTGA